The Manihot esculenta cultivar AM560-2 chromosome 11, M.esculenta_v8, whole genome shotgun sequence genome includes a region encoding these proteins:
- the LOC110626270 gene encoding probable E3 ubiquitin-protein ligase RNF217, with protein MANENVSDLDFVDEFYFSALLDNEEQHEVFPVSDAKYAEELQFQEALMGCVIISQMEKNNPSSVLMIEAAPEPNNLEAGQSSCSFCDICVERKERNQMFTTDSCVHSYCSDCISKHVATKIQDSITIVTCPGVDCKAVLELETCRVKLNKGVIDLWEEALCEELFSGSQRFYCPFKDCSAMLMVDNGGEAIREAECPFCHRLFCARCYVPWHSGVVCEEYQRLNEHERGREDLMVMELARDNKWTRCPRCKFFVERTAGCPHMTCRCSFQFCYGCGVEWTPSHGGCQRN; from the exons ATGGCAAATGAGAACGTCTCTGATCTCGATTTTGTTGATGAGTTCTACTTCTCTGCGCTCCTCGATAACGAAGAGCAACACGAAGTCTTTCCAGTTTCGGACGCCAAATACGCTGAGGAGCTGCAATTCCAGGAGGCTCTAATGGGTTGTGTGATCATTTCACAGATGGAGAAGAATAACCCATCATCGGTTTTGATGATTGAAGCAGCCCCAGAGCCAAATAACCTTGAAGCTGGTCAGTCCTCCTGCAGTTTCTGCGATATTTGtgtggaaagaaaagaaaggaaccAAATGTTCACAACTGATAGCTGTGTTCACTCTTACTGCTCCGATTGTATAAGCAAACATGTGGCTACAAAGATTCAGGACAGCATTACAATCGTTACTTGTCCTGGGGTGGATTGTAAGGCAGTGCTTGAACTGGAAACTTGCAGGGTAAAACTCAACAAGGGAGTGATTGATCTTTGGGAGGAGGCGCTATGCGAGGAGCTATTCAGCGGTTCGCAGAGATTTTACTGCCCATTTAAGGACTGCTCGGCCATGCTGATGGTTGATAACGGAGGTGAAGCTATTAGGGAAGCTGAGTGCCCCTTCTGCCATAGATTGTTTTGTGCTCGATGTTATGTCCCTTGGCATTCTGGGGTTGTGTGTGAGGAGTACCAGAGGCTGAATGAGCACGAGAGAGGAAGAGAAGATTTGATGGTGATGGAACTTGCTAGAGACAACAAATGGACTAGATGTCCTCGCTGCAAATTCTTCGTGGAAAGAACAGCAGGTTGCCCGCATATGACTTGCAG GTGTAGTTTCCAGTTTTGCTATGGATGTGGAGTGGAGTGGACACCAAGTCATGGTGGTTGCCAGAGAAACTAG
- the LOC110626455 gene encoding protein SUPPRESSOR OF GENE SILENCING 3 homolog isoform X1, producing MAISQAFDLFPLNDAHFPTFLGRNEEDETLLHLDAAFAEELQFQEALKASLFTCQMATSEPSLQVEVKGESSLYFCEICRERKENDQLIKNGNCGHPFCLECISKHVEAKIKLGLKIFTCPGLNCECVLQLETFKHFLSKDVLSQWEEALSTELAPNFTCSKGFYAKPGSENGNGKHFPARTSKILSPPEVNKTVQFSHCIAGTNDSAEADSKQIVHKRKYEETASSNAPNKFLLRPRAVRTVLHKWYDSHSALSFRRGNKGPKSACSSFKDIPATFDGIPPMGPILNRQCSNDTAADDYDNDSDSDTLPDTDDYDSEASPRSPRSCKKSKWFKKFLKGFEYLSAEEINDPARQWHCPACQGGAGAIKRYLGLQILIKHAKTKGSRRMRLHRELAQLLEEKLHSNLATSAAIGDEACGKWKGLKEENKDHEIVWPPMVLITNTSHKKNENNKWIGMSNQQLLDLFSSYNAVVKVQHLYNSNGHCGKSILIFESSLRGYLEAEWLHMHFAKEGVGRSAWNNQPVYFLPSGERQLHGFMAVKEDVDTFNQYYSKGKPKLKFEMRSYQEMVVNQIRQMIRDNLQLPLLHNRIIEQQNHAKGLEESNGMLKMKLDKATKDMEILRRKAKYQHEQYMEEVEFIEQFYEDRIKNFLEATKENDGEFENAQQKELQENAEQSNAKIAMERAARLELSGESSSNNV from the exons ATGGCAATATCCCAAGCCTTTGATCTTTTTCCTCTAAATGATGCCCACTTCCCAACTTTCCTGGGCAGAAATGAAGAAGATGAGACTCTGCTACACTTAGATGCTGCATTTGCAGAAGAATTGCAGTTCCAGGAGGCTCTAAAGGCTTCTCTGTTCACTTGTCAAATGGCAACTTCTGAGCCATCACTTCAGGTGGAAGTAAAAGGTGAATCCTCCCTTTATTTCTGTGAAATTTGcagggaaaggaaagaaaatgatCAGCTGATCAAGAATGGGAACTGTGGTCACCCATTTTGCTTGGAATGTATAAGCAAGCATGTGGAGGCAAAAATCAAATTGGGTCTGAAGATTTTTACATGTCCAGGCTTAAACTGTGAATGTGTCCTACAGTTGGAGACGTTTAAGCATTTTCTTTCTAAGGATGTGCTCAGCCAGTGGGAAGAGGCACTGTCTACAGAGCTGGCTCCAAATTTTACTTGCAG CAAAGGATTCTATGCAAAGCCAGGTTCAGAAAATGGCAATGGAAAGCATTTCCCTGCTAGAACCAGTAAAATCCTATCACCACCAGAGGTGAATAAAACTGTGCAGTTTAGTCACTGTATAGCCGGTACTAACGATTCTGCAGAGGCTGATAGCAAACAGATTGTTCACAAAAGGAAGTATGAGGAGACAGCTTCAAGTAATGCTCCAAATAAATTCCTTTTGCGTCCTAGGGCTGTTCGAACAGTGCTGCACAAATGGTATGATTCTCACTCTGCATTATCATTCAGAAGAGGAAACAAAGGGCCCAAATCAGCTTGTAGCAGCTTCAAGGACATTCCTGCAACATTTGATGGTATCCCACCTATGGGACCAATATTGAATAGGCAATGTAGTAATGATACTGCTGCAGATGATTATGATAATGATAGTGACTCTGATACGTTGCCCGATACTGATGACTATGATTCCGAAGCAAGTCCAAGGAGCCCTAGGAGTTGTAAGAAGAGCAAATGGTTCAAGAAATTTCTCAAGGGATTTGAATATTTGAGTGCAGAGGAGATCAATGACCCAGCTAGACAGTGGCACTGTCCAGCATGTCAAGGTGGTGCAGGTGCCATCAAACGGTACTTGGGTCTGCAGATCCTGATCAAACATGCCAAAACCAAAGGGTCGAGAAGAATGAGGCTCCACCGAGAGCTTGCACAACTGTTGGAAGAGAAGCTACACAGTAATCTGGCAACTTCTGCTGCTATAGGAGATGAAGCATGTGGTAAATGGAAAGgtttaaaagaagaaaataaagatcATGAGATAGTTTGGCCTCCTATGGTTCTCATTACAAATACGTCCCACAAGAAGAATGAGAACAATAAG TGGATTGGCATGTCAAATCAACAGCTTCTGGACTTGTTCAGCTCATACAATGCTGTTGTCAAGGTTCAACACCTCTATAATTCAAATGGACATTGTGGGaagagtattttaatttttgagagCTCACTGAGAGGTTATTTAGAGGCAGAGTGGCTGCATATGCATTTTGCGAAGGAAGGAGTAGGTAGAAGTGCTTGGAATAATCAGCCAGTCTACTTCCTTCCCAGTGGGGAGCGCCAACTTCACGGTTTCATGGCTGTGAAAGAAGATGTGGACACCTTCAACCAGTACTATTCAAAAG GTAAGCCTAAGCTGAAATTTGAGATGAGATCATACCAAGAAATGGTGGTGAACCAAATCAGGCAAATGATTAGAGACAACCTTCAGCTTCCATTGCTGCATAACAGAATCATTGAGcaacaaaatcatgcaaaaggcCTGGAAGAATCCAATGGCATGTTGAAGATGAAGCTAGACAAGGCAACCAAGGACATGGAGATCTTGAGAAGAAAGGCCAAATATCAGCATGAGCAGTACATGGAAGAG GTGGAATTTATAGAGCAATTCTACGAGGAccgaataaaaaattttcttgaaGCAACAAAAGAGAATGATGGGGAATTTGAGAATGCACAGCAGAAGGAACTGCAAGAAAATGCAGAGCAATCAAATGCAAAGATAGCAATGGAAAGAGCAGCAAGACTTGAGCTTTCAGGAGAAAGCTCGTCCAATAATGTCTAG
- the LOC110626455 gene encoding protein SUPPRESSOR OF GENE SILENCING 3 homolog isoform X2, translated as MAISQAFDLFPLNDAHFPTFLGRNEEDETLLHLDAAFAEELQFQEALKASLFTCQMATSEPSLQVEVKGESSLYFCEICRERKENDQLIKNGNCGHPFCLECISKHVEAKIKLGLKIFTCPGLNCECVLQLETFKHFLSKDVLSQWEEALSTELAPNFTCRGFYAKPGSENGNGKHFPARTSKILSPPEVNKTVQFSHCIAGTNDSAEADSKQIVHKRKYEETASSNAPNKFLLRPRAVRTVLHKWYDSHSALSFRRGNKGPKSACSSFKDIPATFDGIPPMGPILNRQCSNDTAADDYDNDSDSDTLPDTDDYDSEASPRSPRSCKKSKWFKKFLKGFEYLSAEEINDPARQWHCPACQGGAGAIKRYLGLQILIKHAKTKGSRRMRLHRELAQLLEEKLHSNLATSAAIGDEACGKWKGLKEENKDHEIVWPPMVLITNTSHKKNENNKWIGMSNQQLLDLFSSYNAVVKVQHLYNSNGHCGKSILIFESSLRGYLEAEWLHMHFAKEGVGRSAWNNQPVYFLPSGERQLHGFMAVKEDVDTFNQYYSKGKPKLKFEMRSYQEMVVNQIRQMIRDNLQLPLLHNRIIEQQNHAKGLEESNGMLKMKLDKATKDMEILRRKAKYQHEQYMEEVEFIEQFYEDRIKNFLEATKENDGEFENAQQKELQENAEQSNAKIAMERAARLELSGESSSNNV; from the exons ATGGCAATATCCCAAGCCTTTGATCTTTTTCCTCTAAATGATGCCCACTTCCCAACTTTCCTGGGCAGAAATGAAGAAGATGAGACTCTGCTACACTTAGATGCTGCATTTGCAGAAGAATTGCAGTTCCAGGAGGCTCTAAAGGCTTCTCTGTTCACTTGTCAAATGGCAACTTCTGAGCCATCACTTCAGGTGGAAGTAAAAGGTGAATCCTCCCTTTATTTCTGTGAAATTTGcagggaaaggaaagaaaatgatCAGCTGATCAAGAATGGGAACTGTGGTCACCCATTTTGCTTGGAATGTATAAGCAAGCATGTGGAGGCAAAAATCAAATTGGGTCTGAAGATTTTTACATGTCCAGGCTTAAACTGTGAATGTGTCCTACAGTTGGAGACGTTTAAGCATTTTCTTTCTAAGGATGTGCTCAGCCAGTGGGAAGAGGCACTGTCTACAGAGCTGGCTCCAAATTTTACTTGCAG AGGATTCTATGCAAAGCCAGGTTCAGAAAATGGCAATGGAAAGCATTTCCCTGCTAGAACCAGTAAAATCCTATCACCACCAGAGGTGAATAAAACTGTGCAGTTTAGTCACTGTATAGCCGGTACTAACGATTCTGCAGAGGCTGATAGCAAACAGATTGTTCACAAAAGGAAGTATGAGGAGACAGCTTCAAGTAATGCTCCAAATAAATTCCTTTTGCGTCCTAGGGCTGTTCGAACAGTGCTGCACAAATGGTATGATTCTCACTCTGCATTATCATTCAGAAGAGGAAACAAAGGGCCCAAATCAGCTTGTAGCAGCTTCAAGGACATTCCTGCAACATTTGATGGTATCCCACCTATGGGACCAATATTGAATAGGCAATGTAGTAATGATACTGCTGCAGATGATTATGATAATGATAGTGACTCTGATACGTTGCCCGATACTGATGACTATGATTCCGAAGCAAGTCCAAGGAGCCCTAGGAGTTGTAAGAAGAGCAAATGGTTCAAGAAATTTCTCAAGGGATTTGAATATTTGAGTGCAGAGGAGATCAATGACCCAGCTAGACAGTGGCACTGTCCAGCATGTCAAGGTGGTGCAGGTGCCATCAAACGGTACTTGGGTCTGCAGATCCTGATCAAACATGCCAAAACCAAAGGGTCGAGAAGAATGAGGCTCCACCGAGAGCTTGCACAACTGTTGGAAGAGAAGCTACACAGTAATCTGGCAACTTCTGCTGCTATAGGAGATGAAGCATGTGGTAAATGGAAAGgtttaaaagaagaaaataaagatcATGAGATAGTTTGGCCTCCTATGGTTCTCATTACAAATACGTCCCACAAGAAGAATGAGAACAATAAG TGGATTGGCATGTCAAATCAACAGCTTCTGGACTTGTTCAGCTCATACAATGCTGTTGTCAAGGTTCAACACCTCTATAATTCAAATGGACATTGTGGGaagagtattttaatttttgagagCTCACTGAGAGGTTATTTAGAGGCAGAGTGGCTGCATATGCATTTTGCGAAGGAAGGAGTAGGTAGAAGTGCTTGGAATAATCAGCCAGTCTACTTCCTTCCCAGTGGGGAGCGCCAACTTCACGGTTTCATGGCTGTGAAAGAAGATGTGGACACCTTCAACCAGTACTATTCAAAAG GTAAGCCTAAGCTGAAATTTGAGATGAGATCATACCAAGAAATGGTGGTGAACCAAATCAGGCAAATGATTAGAGACAACCTTCAGCTTCCATTGCTGCATAACAGAATCATTGAGcaacaaaatcatgcaaaaggcCTGGAAGAATCCAATGGCATGTTGAAGATGAAGCTAGACAAGGCAACCAAGGACATGGAGATCTTGAGAAGAAAGGCCAAATATCAGCATGAGCAGTACATGGAAGAG GTGGAATTTATAGAGCAATTCTACGAGGAccgaataaaaaattttcttgaaGCAACAAAAGAGAATGATGGGGAATTTGAGAATGCACAGCAGAAGGAACTGCAAGAAAATGCAGAGCAATCAAATGCAAAGATAGCAATGGAAAGAGCAGCAAGACTTGAGCTTTCAGGAGAAAGCTCGTCCAATAATGTCTAG